One region of Pan paniscus chromosome 5, NHGRI_mPanPan1-v2.0_pri, whole genome shotgun sequence genomic DNA includes:
- the CALHM4 gene encoding calcium homeostasis modulator protein 4 isoform X2: MAPRSAKETFRINPNVAANLSAPSDVILVRDEIALLHRYQSQMLGWILITLATIAALVSCCVAKCCSPLTSLQHCYWTSHLQNERELFEQAAEQHSRLLMMHRIKKLFGFIPGSEDVKHIRIPSCQDWKDISVPTLLCMGDDLQGHYSFLGNRVDEDNEEDRSRGIELKP; this comes from the exons ATGGCCCCCAGATCTGCCAAGGAGACCTTCAGGATAAACCCAAATGTAGCAGCAAATTt ATCAGCTCCTTCTGACGTGATCCTAGTAAGAGATGAAATAGCTCTTCTGCACAGATACCAGTCACAG ATGCTGGGTTGGATTTTGATCACCTTGGCAACCATCGCTGCCTTAGTCTCCTGCTGTGTGGCAAAGTGCTGCTCTCCCCTCACCTCTCTGCAACATTGCTACTGGACCAGCCACCTCCAGAATGAGAGAGAACTCTTTGAACAAGCAGCAGAGCAGCACTCTCGGCTCCTCATGATGCATCGCATAAAGAAGCTATTTGGCTTCATTCCCGGGAGTGAAGACGTCAAACACATCCGCATTCCTTCTTGTCAGGACTGGAAAGATATTTCAGTACCCACTCTTTTATGCATGGGTGATGACTTGCAAGGTCACTATAGCTTCCTTGGAAATAGGGTGGATGAGGATAATGAGGAAGACAGATCAAGAGGTATTGAATTAAAACCTTGA
- the CALHM4 gene encoding calcium homeostasis modulator protein 4 isoform X1 yields MCPTLNNIVSSLQRNGIFINSLIAALTIGGQQLFSSSTFSCPCQVGKNFYYGSAFLVIPALILLVAGFALRSQMWTITGEYCCSCAPPHRRISPLECKLACLRFFSITGRAVIAPLTWLAVTLLTGTYYECAASEFASVDHYPMFDNVSVSKREEILAGFPCCRSAPSDVILVRDEIALLHRYQSQMLGWILITLATIAALVSCCVAKCCSPLTSLQHCYWTSHLQNERELFEQAAEQHSRLLMMHRIKKLFGFIPGSEDVKHIRIPSCQDWKDISVPTLLCMGDDLQGHYSFLGNRVDEDNEEDRSRGIELKP; encoded by the exons ATGTGCCCAACTCTCAACAATATTGTGTCTTCTCTGCAGAGAAATGGAATATTTATCAATTCTTTAATTGCAGCCTTGACTATTGGTGGGCAACAACTCTTCTCCTCTTCTACATTCAGCTGTCCTTGTCAGGTTGGAAAAAATTTCTATTATGGTTCTGCTTTTCTTGTCATTCCTGCCTTGATCCTTCTCGTTGCTGGCTTTGCTCTGAGAAGCCAAATGTGGACAATTACCGGTGAATACTGCTGCAGCTGTGCCCCTCCACACAGGAGAATCAGCCCCCTAGAGTGCAAGCTGGCTTGCCTTAGGTTCTTCAGCATCACTGGGAGGGCAGTTATTGCTCCTTTAACTTGGCTGGCGGTGACCCTGCTGACAGGCACGTACTATGAATGTGCAGCAAGTGAATTTGCATCTGTGGACCATTACCCAATGTTTGATAATGTCAGTGTCAGCAAACGAGAAGAGATCCTAGCTGGGTTTCCATGTTGCAGATCAGCTCCTTCTGACGTGATCCTAGTAAGAGATGAAATAGCTCTTCTGCACAGATACCAGTCACAG ATGCTGGGTTGGATTTTGATCACCTTGGCAACCATCGCTGCCTTAGTCTCCTGCTGTGTGGCAAAGTGCTGCTCTCCCCTCACCTCTCTGCAACATTGCTACTGGACCAGCCACCTCCAGAATGAGAGAGAACTCTTTGAACAAGCAGCAGAGCAGCACTCTCGGCTCCTCATGATGCATCGCATAAAGAAGCTATTTGGCTTCATTCCCGGGAGTGAAGACGTCAAACACATCCGCATTCCTTCTTGTCAGGACTGGAAAGATATTTCAGTACCCACTCTTTTATGCATGGGTGATGACTTGCAAGGTCACTATAGCTTCCTTGGAAATAGGGTGGATGAGGATAATGAGGAAGACAGATCAAGAGGTATTGAATTAAAACCTTGA